Proteins encoded by one window of Gehongia tenuis:
- the pstB gene encoding phosphate ABC transporter ATP-binding protein PstB: MQDTAITAKDLNLYYGDFHALKSVNMNIKYNEVTALIGPSGCGKSTYLKTLNRMNDLIAGVRIEGQIAFEGQDIYREYDPILLRKRVGMVFQNPNPFPMSVFDNIAYGPRVHGIKNKKRLSEIVEKSLRQAALWDEVKDRLHKSALGLSGGQQQRLCIARVLAVEPEVILMDEPTSALDPIATKRIEDLVEELKKDYTIVIVTHNMQQAARISDRTAFFLHGEVVEMADTKSIFHNPSDKRTEEYIAGRFG; encoded by the coding sequence ATGCAGGATACAGCCATTACCGCAAAGGATTTAAATCTTTACTACGGGGACTTCCATGCGCTTAAATCGGTCAATATGAACATCAAATACAACGAGGTGACGGCGCTGATCGGCCCCTCGGGCTGCGGGAAATCCACCTATTTAAAAACCTTGAACCGCATGAACGATCTCATAGCCGGCGTGCGCATTGAAGGGCAGATCGCCTTTGAAGGGCAGGATATCTACCGGGAGTATGATCCCATTCTTCTTCGCAAAAGGGTGGGTATGGTCTTCCAAAACCCCAATCCCTTTCCCATGTCGGTTTTCGACAACATAGCCTATGGACCCAGGGTCCATGGCATTAAAAATAAAAAAAGGCTTTCGGAGATCGTGGAAAAAAGCCTGAGGCAGGCGGCGCTTTGGGACGAAGTCAAGGACCGCCTCCATAAATCAGCCCTTGGCCTTTCCGGGGGCCAGCAGCAGCGGCTTTGCATTGCCCGGGTGCTGGCGGTGGAGCCGGAAGTCATCCTGATGGATGAGCCGACCTCGGCGCTGGACCCCATCGCTACAAAACGTATTGAGGACCTGGTGGAGGAACTCAAAAAGGATTACACCATCGTTATTGTGACCCACAACATGCAGCAAGCGGCGCGTATATCCGACCGCACGGCCTTCTTCCTTCATGGCGAGGTGGTGGAGATGGCGGACACGAAATCCATCTTCCACAATCCGTCCGATAAGCGCACGGAGGAATACATCGCCGGTCGGTTCGGTTGA
- a CDS encoding DUF512 domain-containing protein, which translates to MHRIVGVKGRLARRLGVEPGDELISIDGQDVVDVIDYEALCSQSRLTLGLRRKDQDLELAVVKDEDEPLGLIFEDNLMGEVRRCQNHCVFCFVDQHPRSKIRDTLRVKDDDWRLSLIMGNYVTLTNVNNLEFERILRRKVSPLYISVHATDPEVRTFMLGRKKEAPILPRLNRLAKANLHFYAQVVLCPGLNDGKVLDQTIEELSGLHPASVSMAVVPVGMTRFREGLYPLQAVDEAKASELLDQIGVWQERLLKRLGTRFVFPADELYWKAGRTLPPPEAYEDYPQLENGVGLVAKMRSEVLEALKTESRTVPGRRTIATGVAAEGWIRELISAIPGGERIKVKSIQNRYYGESITVTGLLTGGDLIEQLKDEDLGEALFISDSMLRSDEDIFLDDVTLEDVENALQIPVFPVPQLGEDFLRVITREVNG; encoded by the coding sequence ATGCACCGCATCGTGGGAGTGAAAGGGAGATTAGCCCGCCGCCTTGGTGTTGAGCCGGGGGATGAGCTCATTTCCATCGATGGTCAGGATGTGGTGGATGTGATCGACTACGAGGCTCTGTGCAGTCAAAGCCGGCTGACCCTTGGGCTTAGGCGCAAGGATCAGGATTTGGAGCTTGCCGTCGTAAAAGATGAGGACGAGCCGCTGGGGCTTATTTTCGAGGACAACCTGATGGGTGAGGTGCGCAGGTGCCAGAATCACTGCGTGTTCTGTTTTGTGGATCAACACCCCCGCTCAAAGATCCGCGACACCCTGCGCGTAAAGGATGATGACTGGCGGCTGTCTCTCATCATGGGCAACTATGTGACCCTCACCAATGTGAACAATCTGGAGTTTGAGCGGATACTCCGCCGAAAGGTTTCTCCCCTCTATATCTCCGTTCATGCCACCGATCCCGAGGTCAGGACCTTCATGCTGGGCAGAAAGAAGGAAGCGCCCATTCTGCCGCGGCTTAACCGTTTGGCGAAGGCGAATCTGCACTTCTATGCCCAGGTGGTGCTCTGTCCTGGGCTCAACGATGGCAAAGTGCTGGATCAAACCATCGAGGAACTGTCCGGCCTTCATCCGGCATCGGTATCCATGGCCGTGGTGCCGGTGGGAATGACGCGCTTCCGGGAGGGGCTTTATCCCCTTCAGGCGGTGGACGAGGCAAAGGCCTCCGAACTTTTGGATCAGATTGGCGTATGGCAGGAAAGACTTCTGAAACGTCTGGGCACACGCTTTGTATTTCCCGCGGACGAGCTCTATTGGAAGGCGGGGCGCACCCTGCCGCCGCCGGAAGCTTATGAGGATTATCCCCAGCTGGAAAATGGGGTGGGCCTGGTAGCCAAAATGCGCAGCGAAGTATTGGAAGCGTTGAAAACGGAAAGCCGCACGGTTCCCGGACGGCGCACCATCGCCACGGGTGTGGCGGCGGAAGGCTGGATTCGGGAACTGATTTCCGCCATTCCCGGCGGGGAGCGGATCAAGGTGAAAAGCATTCAAAACCGCTACTATGGGGAGAGCATCACGGTGACCGGCCTTCTGACCGGCGGCGATTTGATCGAGCAGCTGAAGGACGAGGACCTCGGCGAAGCGCTTTTTATCTCGGACAGCATGCTTCGCAGCGATGAGGATATATTTTTGGATGATGTGACGCTGGAGGACGTGGAGAACGCGCTCCAGATTCCGGTGTTTCCGGTACCCCAGCTGGGGGAAGATTTTCTTCGGGTAATAACCCGGGAGGTGAACGGATGA
- a CDS encoding DUF1614 domain-containing protein codes for MPIGLWILLVVGILIAFGVGQRVLDRMRLTDRQALVYVVFIFVGGIIPDIQLTTYWSVNIGGAIIPLILCIHLFIKAGTTKERVRAVAAAILSGAAVYLIGRFFPAEPEGMYFEPTYLYGIAAGIIAYLMGRSRRSAFIGGVMGVLLADITQGIINGVSGVPAAVRLGGAGAFDAVVVSGIVAVLAAELIGEARERLQGGTSKKDMVIEDGEFVKKEEAKHEKH; via the coding sequence ATGCCCATAGGACTTTGGATCTTATTGGTCGTCGGTATCCTCATCGCCTTTGGCGTGGGGCAGCGGGTGCTGGACCGCATGCGCCTGACGGACCGGCAGGCTTTGGTTTATGTGGTGTTCATCTTTGTCGGTGGAATCATTCCCGATATACAGTTGACCACCTACTGGTCCGTCAATATCGGCGGCGCCATCATTCCCCTTATCCTGTGTATACATCTATTTATCAAGGCGGGCACCACCAAGGAGAGGGTGCGGGCCGTGGCTGCAGCCATCCTGTCCGGTGCGGCGGTGTACCTTATTGGACGGTTCTTCCCGGCGGAGCCGGAAGGTATGTACTTTGAGCCCACCTACCTCTATGGCATTGCGGCGGGTATCATCGCCTATCTGATGGGCCGCTCGAGAAGAAGCGCCTTCATTGGCGGCGTGATGGGCGTGCTCCTTGCGGATATCACCCAAGGCATCATCAACGGCGTGAGCGGCGTGCCGGCCGCCGTACGTCTGGGCGGCGCAGGGGCCTTTGACGCGGTGGTGGTTTCCGGTATTGTGGCTGTGCTGGCGGCGGAGCTCATCGGCGAGGCCCGTGAGCGGCTGCAGGGCGGCACCAGCAAAAAGGACATGGTGATTGAGGACGGGGAATTCGTTAAAAAGGAGGAAGCGAAGCATGAAAAGCACTAG
- the spoIIP gene encoding stage II sporulation protein P — translation MKSTRWIAGLAAASLLFLSAPIKADTLENGGGPYTVYNEDGSVLFTYSGQVYAEDQYISGDNKLYQVSEVDDTARQGKAAYVEDVELPDIFEEVDSTAFAPEDTKRIAIYFTHTDESYIPGDGAESVEGQGGIVDVGEEFAAALEEKGVEVEVDTTNHLPHDAGAYRRSKSTVTNLLESNPDAIFDIHRDGVSADEYVQEIDGEAVSKIRMVVGKKNQNQQANLEFAKSIKAVADKEYPGLVKDIYIGKGSYNQEIGPRCILFELGTHEIEKERVLASSGLLADVVYTTLYGGTVEDKSEVSGGGEEAPHQTPEASAGGAGGAGSAGATPQAQQAKTYNVKPAREESKGMGSGLIWLLVVVVGGGAIFLFVSTGKNERKTKLVDNVREMFPFKKRDDDDPS, via the coding sequence ATGAAAAGCACTAGATGGATTGCGGGTCTGGCCGCGGCAAGCCTCCTGTTTTTGAGCGCTCCCATCAAGGCTGATACGCTGGAAAACGGCGGCGGCCCCTACACGGTGTACAATGAGGACGGTTCCGTACTTTTCACCTACAGCGGCCAGGTGTATGCAGAGGACCAATACATCAGCGGAGATAATAAGCTCTATCAGGTGAGCGAAGTGGATGACACGGCCCGTCAGGGCAAGGCCGCTTATGTGGAGGATGTGGAACTTCCGGATATCTTTGAGGAGGTGGACAGCACCGCCTTCGCTCCGGAGGACACCAAACGGATCGCCATCTATTTCACTCACACCGATGAATCCTACATCCCAGGGGATGGAGCTGAATCGGTGGAGGGCCAGGGAGGTATCGTGGATGTGGGTGAAGAGTTTGCCGCTGCGCTGGAGGAAAAGGGCGTGGAGGTGGAGGTGGATACCACCAATCATCTGCCTCACGACGCCGGCGCCTACCGCAGATCCAAAAGCACAGTGACCAACCTTCTCGAATCCAATCCTGATGCCATCTTCGATATTCACCGGGACGGCGTATCCGCTGACGAATACGTGCAGGAGATCGACGGTGAAGCGGTGTCCAAGATTCGAATGGTGGTGGGCAAAAAGAATCAGAATCAGCAGGCCAATCTGGAGTTCGCCAAGAGCATCAAGGCGGTGGCCGACAAAGAATATCCCGGCCTGGTGAAGGATATCTACATTGGCAAGGGCAGCTACAATCAGGAGATTGGACCAAGGTGCATCCTCTTTGAGCTCGGTACCCATGAGATTGAAAAGGAACGGGTCCTTGCATCCTCAGGCCTTCTTGCCGATGTGGTGTATACCACCCTTTATGGCGGCACTGTGGAGGATAAGTCGGAAGTCTCCGGCGGCGGTGAAGAAGCGCCGCATCAAACGCCTGAAGCATCGGCCGGCGGCGCGGGCGGCGCCGGATCGGCTGGAGCCACACCCCAGGCCCAGCAGGCCAAGACCTACAACGTAAAACCGGCCAGGGAGGAAAGCAAGGGCATGGGCAGCGGTCTCATCTGGCTGCTCGTGGTGGTCGTGGGCGGCGGCGCCATTTTCCTGTTTGTCTCCACCGGCAAGAATGAGCGCAAGACCAAGCTTGTGGACAATGTTCGGGAAATGTTTCCCTTTAAAAAGCGGGACGATGACGATCCATCCTAA
- the spoIVA gene encoding stage IV sporulation protein A yields METYDLYKDIAERTDGDIYMGVVGPVRTGKSTFIKRFMDLMVLPNIENSYRKERTIDELPQSGSGKTIMTTQPKFVPNEAVEISLSDSAHMKMRMVDCVGYLVPGAMGHEEDDAPRMVRTPWFDHDIPFEEAAELGTRKVITDHSTIGIVVTCDGSISEIPRSNYIEAEERVVGELKEMNKPFVVVLNSTDPRNPDIETLREGLEEKYDVPVLAVNVMEMEQGDVDDILSKVLFEFPLRQVHLEIPEWMQALKEDHWLIEEVMEALRDAAANMTKMRDYTTFSGAFQDIDSLTEPKVDSLELGEGRIEFAMDAQPGLFYKVLEEECGVPIQNDYQLMSMMKELTHAKREYDRVKDALNSVRETGYGLVAPTMDELVLDEPELVKQGNRFGVRLKASAPSLHLIRVDIETEVSPIVGTEKQSEELVKYLLSEFENDPAKIWSTDMFGKSLHELVKEGLSGKLMRMPDDAQQKIQETLSRIINDGSGGLICILL; encoded by the coding sequence ATGGAAACCTATGATCTTTATAAAGACATAGCCGAGCGTACGGACGGCGACATCTACATGGGCGTGGTGGGCCCGGTGCGCACGGGCAAGTCAACATTTATCAAGCGCTTTATGGATTTGATGGTGCTGCCCAACATCGAAAATTCCTATCGCAAGGAGCGCACCATCGATGAGCTGCCCCAAAGCGGCTCCGGCAAGACAATCATGACCACTCAGCCCAAATTTGTGCCCAATGAGGCAGTGGAAATCTCCCTTTCGGATAGTGCGCACATGAAGATGCGCATGGTGGATTGTGTGGGCTATTTGGTGCCGGGAGCCATGGGACACGAAGAGGACGACGCACCCCGCATGGTGCGCACGCCCTGGTTCGATCATGATATACCTTTCGAGGAAGCGGCGGAGCTGGGCACTCGAAAGGTGATCACCGATCACTCCACCATCGGAATCGTGGTGACCTGCGACGGCAGCATTTCGGAGATCCCGAGATCCAACTATATTGAGGCTGAAGAACGGGTGGTGGGCGAACTCAAGGAGATGAATAAGCCCTTCGTGGTGGTGCTCAACTCCACCGATCCGCGGAACCCCGACATTGAAACCCTGCGGGAAGGCCTGGAAGAAAAATATGACGTTCCCGTGCTGGCGGTGAATGTTATGGAGATGGAGCAGGGGGATGTGGACGACATTCTCAGCAAGGTACTCTTTGAGTTTCCGCTGCGTCAGGTCCACCTCGAGATTCCCGAATGGATGCAGGCCCTCAAAGAGGATCACTGGCTGATTGAAGAGGTTATGGAAGCCCTCAGGGATGCGGCTGCCAACATGACCAAGATGCGGGATTACACCACATTCTCCGGCGCGTTTCAGGACATTGACAGCCTCACCGAACCCAAGGTCGATTCCCTGGAGCTGGGTGAAGGCCGAATCGAGTTCGCCATGGACGCTCAGCCCGGCCTTTTCTACAAGGTGCTGGAGGAAGAATGCGGCGTACCCATTCAAAACGACTATCAACTCATGTCCATGATGAAGGAGCTAACCCATGCCAAACGGGAATACGATCGAGTGAAGGATGCTCTGAACAGCGTCCGGGAGACCGGTTACGGATTGGTCGCGCCCACCATGGATGAGCTGGTGCTGGATGAACCGGAGCTGGTAAAGCAGGGCAATCGTTTTGGGGTCCGGCTGAAAGCCAGCGCACCCTCCCTGCATCTCATCCGCGTGGATATCGAAACGGAAGTCTCGCCCATCGTGGGTACGGAGAAGCAGAGCGAAGAGCTGGTCAAATATCTTTTGTCCGAGTTCGAGAATGATCCGGCTAAGATTTGGTCCACCGATATGTTCGGCAAGTCTCTCCACGAGCTGGTGAAGGAAGGGCTGTCCGGTAAACTGATGCGCATGCCCGACGACGCGCAGCAGAAAATTCAGGAAACCCTATCCCGCATCATCAATGACGGAAGCGGCGGATTGATCTGCATTTTGCTGTAA
- the plsY gene encoding glycerol-3-phosphate 1-O-acyltransferase PlsY, translating into MTYVGYGLIFIGAYLLGCFSSSYFLGRWFLKDDVRNYGSGNAGATNMTRVFGISYGLLALVMDALKGVIAALVGTWLLGPVGGYVGALGAIVGHNWPVFMKFKGGKGIATSIGALLVLMPIPMLIIIASLVILLFITGYVSLSSILGAASVPIYAAISGYGGTPFLVFAILVAAMALFSHRQNIVRLIKGEEKRFTWESLKKKAGKSKQG; encoded by the coding sequence ATGACCTATGTTGGGTATGGGCTGATCTTTATCGGCGCATATTTGCTGGGATGTTTTTCGTCAAGCTATTTCCTTGGGCGCTGGTTTTTGAAGGACGATGTACGCAATTACGGCAGCGGAAACGCCGGTGCCACCAATATGACCCGGGTGTTTGGCATCAGCTACGGCCTTTTGGCCCTGGTGATGGACGCGCTGAAGGGCGTCATAGCGGCTCTGGTGGGAACTTGGTTGCTGGGCCCGGTTGGGGGCTATGTGGGCGCCCTGGGCGCCATTGTGGGCCACAACTGGCCGGTGTTTATGAAGTTCAAGGGCGGCAAGGGCATCGCCACTTCCATTGGTGCGCTGTTGGTGCTCATGCCCATTCCCATGCTCATCATTATTGCTTCGCTGGTTATCCTGCTTTTCATTACCGGCTATGTATCCCTTTCCTCCATTCTGGGGGCGGCGTCGGTGCCCATTTACGCAGCTATTTCCGGCTACGGAGGAACGCCCTTTTTGGTGTTCGCTATTCTGGTGGCGGCTATGGCACTGTTTTCTCACCGCCAGAACATTGTGCGGCTGATCAAGGGTGAGGAGAAGCGCTTCACCTGGGAGAGTCTAAAAAAGAAGGCGGGCAAATCTAAACAAGGCTGA
- a CDS encoding aldo/keto reductase, which translates to MNQKFELTPGYTINRIINGCWQLSEGHSLTCKLDFDDVMRAFHGLVERGFTTFDCADIYTGAEEFIGEFVKQLKNGSSISPDDIQIHTKYVPDLDILQDVDFNYTEKIIDRSLRRLNRDTLDLVQFHWWDYDVPGCVETAGHLCRLQEKGKIRNIGVTNFDTKHLAELVDAGIPVVSIQTQYSVFDRRPEKALLPYCKEKHIPLLCYGTLSGGLLAERWIGAASANPETRSQVKYLQVLEDSMGWEGYQELLLILQRIAKHHDASIAHVASKYILSQSGVGAAIIGIRNSKHVDSNTRIFDFDLDAKEMEMIRNHLAKHNMLEGEPFELERTVGSKYRNIMKMNLNE; encoded by the coding sequence ATGAACCAGAAATTTGAACTTACTCCAGGCTACACAATCAACCGCATCATCAACGGCTGCTGGCAGCTGTCTGAGGGGCACAGCCTCACTTGCAAGCTGGATTTCGACGACGTGATGCGCGCCTTCCATGGACTGGTTGAGCGGGGCTTCACCACCTTTGACTGCGCGGACATCTATACCGGTGCGGAGGAATTCATCGGCGAATTCGTCAAGCAGCTTAAAAATGGAAGCAGCATATCACCCGACGATATCCAGATTCATACCAAATATGTGCCCGACCTCGATATTCTCCAGGATGTTGATTTTAATTACACGGAAAAGATTATTGATCGAAGCCTTCGCCGCCTCAATCGGGATACGCTGGATCTGGTGCAGTTCCATTGGTGGGATTACGATGTTCCCGGCTGTGTGGAAACGGCGGGACATCTGTGCCGGCTGCAGGAAAAAGGCAAGATCCGCAATATCGGCGTGACCAACTTTGATACGAAGCATCTGGCGGAACTGGTGGATGCAGGCATTCCCGTGGTGTCCATTCAGACCCAGTACTCCGTCTTTGACCGCCGTCCGGAAAAAGCCCTTTTGCCTTACTGCAAGGAAAAGCACATTCCCCTTCTGTGCTATGGCACCCTGTCCGGTGGTCTTCTGGCCGAACGTTGGATCGGTGCGGCCTCGGCCAATCCGGAAACCCGTTCCCAGGTGAAATACCTCCAAGTGCTGGAGGATTCCATGGGTTGGGAGGGCTACCAGGAGCTTTTGCTGATCCTGCAGAGGATCGCCAAGCATCACGATGCAAGCATCGCCCATGTGGCCTCCAAATACATCCTCAGCCAGAGTGGCGTGGGTGCCGCCATCATTGGCATCCGTAACAGCAAGCATGTGGATTCCAACACCCGCATTTTTGATTTTGATCTGGATGCGAAAGAGATGGAAATGATCCGGAACCATCTGGCAAAACACAATATGCTGGAGGGCGAACCCTTTGAGCTGGAGCGCACCGTGGGCTCCAAGTACAGAAACATCATGAAGATGAACCTGAACGAATAA
- the pstA gene encoding phosphate ABC transporter permease PstA, which translates to MGPANKRDQELARVRRMRQHQKVAMGFLWGAAVLTVAMLLLIIGYILAKGVPHITWEFLTGAVKGMGDEGGIFPVLVNTLYFIGLTMVIAAPLGVMAAIYLVEYAKETRMVRLIRFCTENLAGMPSIIFGLFGFIFFGKMFGLSYSLLNGALTATVLILPTIIRTSEEALRAVPMSYREGSLALGATQLRTIRSVVLPAASGGIISGLLLSIGRIVGETAALFLTLGSGTYIATSLTKSARSLALHLYTLAREGISEDMAFATATVLVVVVVGINIGANAWVRHLEKKRTT; encoded by the coding sequence ATGGGCCCGGCCAACAAACGGGATCAGGAATTGGCAAGAGTGCGGCGCATGCGGCAGCACCAAAAGGTGGCCATGGGCTTCCTGTGGGGAGCGGCCGTTTTGACAGTGGCCATGCTGCTTTTGATCATTGGCTACATTTTGGCCAAGGGCGTGCCCCACATCACCTGGGAATTCCTGACCGGCGCGGTAAAGGGAATGGGCGATGAGGGCGGTATCTTCCCCGTTTTGGTCAACACGCTGTACTTTATTGGACTTACGATGGTGATTGCGGCGCCTCTCGGCGTGATGGCCGCCATCTATCTTGTGGAATATGCGAAGGAAACGCGGATGGTCAGGCTGATCCGTTTTTGTACGGAAAACCTTGCCGGCATGCCTTCTATCATCTTTGGACTTTTTGGGTTCATCTTCTTTGGCAAGATGTTTGGCCTCAGTTACTCCCTCCTCAATGGCGCGCTGACGGCCACCGTGCTCATTCTGCCCACCATTATCCGAACCTCGGAGGAAGCCCTGCGGGCGGTGCCCATGTCCTACCGTGAGGGGAGCCTGGCCCTCGGCGCAACCCAGCTCAGGACCATACGAAGCGTAGTACTTCCGGCGGCTTCCGGCGGCATCATTTCGGGACTGCTGCTCAGCATCGGCAGAATCGTGGGAGAGACGGCCGCCCTGTTCCTCACCCTTGGCAGCGGCACCTATATCGCGACCAGCCTCACCAAATCGGCCAGATCCCTGGCTCTGCATCTCTATACGCTGGCCCGGGAGGGAATCTCCGAGGATATGGCCTTTGCCACGGCCACGGTTCTGGTGGTTGTGGTGGTGGGCATCAACATTGGCGCCAACGCCTGGGTGCGTCATCTGGAAAAAAAGAGAACGACCTAA
- the pstC gene encoding phosphate ABC transporter permease subunit PstC, with protein MEKKKRIGGKLAKGVLFFCASLSVILVILMTVMIFKEGLPIFKIAGVKDFLLGSDWYPTAAEPSYGIFPMIVGSLYVTFLALLIGLPIGLLTAIFISEIASPKISRLLQQAVEILSGIPSVVYGFFGLTVIVPFVRTVFGGTGLSVLSAAFILAVMILPTLISVSAVSMRAVDNSLRAGSLALGSTKWQSIYKVVLPAAVKGIAAGVVLSIGRAIGETMAVILVAGNTPAIPGGILDPVRTMTVNIVLEMAYVRPGTEHYTALFGTALVLFLFIMLLNLVVNRILHKAVSINGK; from the coding sequence ATGGAAAAAAAGAAACGAATCGGGGGTAAACTCGCCAAAGGCGTGCTGTTCTTCTGTGCCAGTCTGTCGGTCATTTTGGTTATCCTGATGACCGTGATGATCTTTAAAGAGGGGCTTCCCATCTTCAAAATTGCCGGCGTGAAGGACTTTTTGCTGGGCAGCGACTGGTACCCCACCGCTGCGGAACCCTCCTATGGCATCTTTCCAATGATTGTGGGTTCCCTGTATGTCACCTTTTTAGCCCTTTTAATCGGGCTTCCCATCGGGCTTTTGACAGCCATTTTTATCTCAGAAATCGCATCCCCCAAAATTTCAAGACTCCTTCAGCAGGCCGTTGAAATTCTCTCGGGCATTCCGTCCGTGGTATACGGCTTTTTTGGGCTTACCGTGATCGTGCCCTTCGTGCGGACCGTGTTCGGGGGTACGGGCCTTTCGGTGCTTTCCGCAGCCTTCATCCTGGCCGTTATGATTCTGCCCACCCTCATCAGCGTATCGGCGGTATCCATGCGGGCGGTGGATAACAGTCTTCGGGCGGGCTCGCTGGCCCTTGGTTCCACCAAATGGCAGTCCATCTACAAAGTGGTGCTGCCAGCCGCCGTCAAGGGCATTGCCGCGGGTGTGGTGCTGTCCATTGGCCGGGCTATCGGCGAGACCATGGCGGTGATTCTGGTCGCAGGCAATACGCCGGCCATCCCCGGCGGCATACTCGATCCCGTCCGAACCATGACGGTGAACATCGTGCTTGAAATGGCCTATGTGCGGCCGGGTACCGAACATTATACGGCTTTGTTTGGAACCGCATTGGTGCTGTTCCTGTTTATCATGCTGCTCAATCTTGTGGTCAATCGAATCCTGCATAAGGCGGTGAGTATTAATGGAAAATAG
- the der gene encoding ribosome biogenesis GTPase Der, with protein sequence MNKPLVAVVGRPNVGKSTFFNRIVGQRLSIVEDTPGVTRDRIYADGEWQRYAFTLVDTGGIEIKSDEELFQDMRMQAEIAIDNAQVILFFVDGRQGVTSSDHDVADMLRRAGKPVILVVNKIDGPSNDAIYDFYDLGMGDPMPISAAQGLGIGDLLDAMVAYFPDPDELEEEDEAIHIAVVGRPNVGKSSLVNMILNEKRSIVSDIAGTTRDAIDTPFERNGKKYVIIDTAGIRRKAKIEDASIERYSVIRSLMAIRRCDVALILIDGREYATEQDVKIAGLVHEEGKPSVVLVNKWDLVDKETGTLEQHRKRVMNNLSFMNYVPTLYISAKTGQRVNRVLEEADRVVENTRQRIPTGVLNDVINDAISVVEPPSDKGRRLKIYYATQVSTRPPTFVLFVNDPELMHFSYERYLENHLRKAFDFSGTPIRILKRQRNNKEDGGR encoded by the coding sequence ATGAACAAGCCATTGGTGGCTGTGGTGGGACGGCCTAATGTGGGCAAATCCACCTTTTTTAATCGAATTGTTGGGCAGCGTCTGTCCATTGTGGAGGATACGCCGGGCGTGACCCGTGACCGCATCTATGCCGATGGGGAATGGCAGCGTTACGCCTTTACGCTGGTGGATACCGGCGGCATCGAGATCAAAAGCGATGAGGAACTCTTTCAGGACATGCGCATGCAGGCCGAAATCGCCATTGACAATGCACAAGTCATCCTCTTCTTTGTGGACGGCAGGCAGGGCGTGACATCATCGGACCACGATGTGGCGGATATGCTACGCCGGGCGGGCAAGCCGGTGATCCTGGTGGTCAACAAGATCGATGGGCCCAGCAACGACGCCATCTACGATTTTTACGATCTGGGCATGGGCGACCCCATGCCCATCTCCGCGGCCCAGGGCCTTGGGATCGGTGATCTTCTGGACGCCATGGTGGCCTATTTTCCGGATCCTGACGAGTTGGAGGAGGAGGACGAGGCCATCCATATCGCCGTGGTGGGACGGCCCAATGTGGGCAAGTCCTCCTTGGTCAACATGATTTTGAACGAGAAGCGTTCCATCGTCAGCGACATCGCGGGCACCACCCGGGATGCCATCGATACACCCTTTGAGCGAAATGGGAAAAAGTATGTGATCATCGATACCGCGGGCATTCGGCGCAAGGCCAAAATTGAGGACGCCTCCATTGAGCGCTATTCGGTGATCCGCTCTCTCATGGCCATTCGCCGCTGTGATGTGGCGCTCATTTTAATCGACGGCAGAGAATATGCTACGGAACAGGATGTGAAGATTGCCGGGCTGGTCCACGAGGAGGGCAAACCTTCCGTGGTTCTGGTCAACAAATGGGATCTGGTGGATAAGGAAACGGGCACCTTGGAGCAGCACCGCAAAAGGGTCATGAATAACCTATCTTTCATGAACTATGTACCCACCCTCTACATCTCCGCTAAGACCGGCCAGCGGGTGAACAGGGTGCTGGAGGAGGCGGACCGGGTGGTGGAAAACACCCGTCAGCGCATTCCAACCGGTGTTTTGAACGATGTGATCAACGATGCCATCAGCGTGGTGGAACCGCCCAGCGATAAGGGCCGGCGGCTGAAAATCTATTACGCCACCCAGGTGAGCACCCGGCCTCCCACCTTTGTACTTTTTGTAAACGATCCCGAATTGATGCATTTTTCCTATGAACGGTATCTGGAGAATCATTTGCGTAAGGCTTTTGATTTTTCCGGGACACCTATTCGCATTCTGAAGCGGCAACGAAATAACAAGGAGGATGGTGGCAGATGA